In one Aeromicrobium wangtongii genomic region, the following are encoded:
- a CDS encoding DUF7669 domain-containing protein translates to MKYDRPVWQIMHECADAMPAVFRYEDVRSWFKAYYPDVNEATIRAHLIGLTEGGRAKHVQFAPRSPVFRRVARGEYESIPLHERGEDPHAAAPGPRRLAMSLAGDRAVAQGRGGAVESAPADDGAPEQLVPHVVLLGSVGERVNVPAPAKEVYRDVSFQLARLEAESSGADWFVLSAEHGLIAPHEWISPDSRTLDELDPGYRVVWASWVVTRLQSLVGSLDGMVVRVDAPAAVIGPLYADLQAAGAVVSSGPVVSLAPLEPETWDEEAADLAPVTAIEPSSPVGAHLSDPQQATPSTDLELLPRTPGLYGWVVDADGARVLNRCLRLPVAAGLVFVGQVGGSSWHSLVDPVLNLRDHIQTVQLHGRTRASTFRMTLATVLSDHLGMTSVDDPVLTTWMLEHLSVSTWAVPDGEGLRELAQLLVAELDPPLNVDHLPATEYRSRLQQMRTALA, encoded by the coding sequence GTGAAGTACGACAGACCGGTCTGGCAGATCATGCACGAGTGTGCAGACGCCATGCCGGCGGTCTTTCGGTACGAGGACGTGCGCAGCTGGTTCAAGGCGTACTACCCGGACGTCAACGAGGCCACGATCCGCGCCCACCTGATCGGGCTCACCGAGGGCGGCCGGGCCAAGCACGTCCAGTTCGCGCCGCGTTCCCCGGTGTTCCGCCGGGTCGCCCGCGGCGAGTACGAGAGCATCCCTCTGCACGAGCGCGGTGAGGACCCTCATGCGGCTGCGCCGGGTCCGCGCCGGCTCGCGATGTCGCTGGCCGGCGACCGGGCCGTGGCGCAGGGACGTGGGGGAGCCGTGGAGTCCGCGCCGGCCGACGACGGCGCCCCCGAGCAGCTCGTGCCGCACGTCGTGCTGCTGGGAAGCGTCGGCGAACGCGTCAACGTCCCGGCTCCCGCCAAGGAGGTCTACCGCGACGTCAGCTTCCAGCTGGCCCGGCTGGAGGCCGAGAGCAGCGGTGCCGACTGGTTCGTCCTGTCGGCCGAGCACGGGCTCATTGCGCCCCACGAGTGGATCTCGCCGGACTCGCGGACCCTCGACGAGCTGGACCCGGGCTACCGGGTCGTGTGGGCCAGCTGGGTCGTGACACGTCTCCAGTCGCTGGTCGGCTCGCTGGACGGCATGGTCGTCCGGGTGGATGCGCCCGCTGCCGTCATCGGGCCCCTCTACGCCGACCTGCAGGCCGCGGGGGCGGTGGTCTCGTCGGGTCCTGTCGTGTCCCTCGCGCCGCTCGAGCCCGAGACCTGGGACGAGGAGGCCGCCGACCTCGCTCCGGTCACCGCGATCGAGCCGTCGTCACCGGTCGGTGCCCACCTGTCCGATCCCCAGCAGGCGACGCCGTCGACCGATCTGGAGCTGCTGCCCCGGACGCCCGGCCTGTACGGGTGGGTCGTCGACGCGGACGGCGCTCGCGTGCTCAACCGCTGTCTGCGGCTACCGGTCGCGGCCGGGCTGGTGTTCGTCGGGCAGGTGGGTGGCTCGAGCTGGCACTCCCTGGTCGACCCCGTCCTCAACCTGCGCGACCACATCCAGACCGTCCAGCTGCACGGTCGCACGCGTGCCTCGACCTTCCGGATGACGCTGGCCACCGTCCTGAGCGACCACCTGGGCATGACCTCCGTGGACGACCCCGTCCTGACGACCTGGATGCTCGAGCACCTGTCGGTCTCGACCTGGGCGGTTCCCGACGGCGAGGGGCTGCGCGAGCTCGCCCAGCTGCTGGTCGCCGAGCTCGACCCCCCCCTGAACGTCGATCACCTGCCGGCCACGGAGTACCGCTCCCGGCTGCAGCAGATGCGCACCGCCTTGGCCTGA